The Aquidulcibacter paucihalophilus genome has a window encoding:
- a CDS encoding GNAT family N-acetyltransferase → MTKPSKPAVLSIRNARLADVNAISALVAKVYKDMPAYTPGMLRGQIAAFPDGQFVVEYADEIVGYAAGFRIDEKTAMAPHTWTQITGGGYAARHDPVGDWFYGMEVCVDPDRRRLRIGQRLYDARRDLCEAENLRGIVFGGRMPGLARRKAAYPDAREYLDAVTARKLNDPVIGFHMRGGFEPIGVLENYLTSDTASMGHAAHMVWRNPYHAETHGRGAAFAVKETVRVATVQLQARKVASFEEFISNIEYFVDVTSDYRSDFVVFPELFTLQLLSLEKKKLTPVESIEALTRYTPRFVEAMRKMAVEYNINIIGGSHPTQTGDGDIQNVAYVFLRDGSVHEQEKIHPTPNERHWWNIKGGDRVNAIPTDCGPIGVLICYDSEFPELARRLVDEGARLLFVPFCTDNRQGYLRVRYCSQARAIENQCYVILSGNVGNLPNVENMDIQYAQSCILTPCDFPFARDGVAAEASENVETVTVADLDLSDLAWAKSQGTVRNLRDRRFDLYKTVWADGG, encoded by the coding sequence ATGACAAAACCCTCCAAGCCCGCCGTCCTCTCCATCCGCAACGCCAGACTGGCGGATGTAAACGCCATCTCCGCCCTTGTGGCCAAGGTCTACAAGGACATGCCGGCCTATACGCCGGGCATGTTGCGCGGCCAGATCGCCGCCTTCCCGGACGGCCAGTTCGTGGTCGAATATGCCGACGAAATCGTCGGCTACGCCGCCGGCTTCCGCATCGACGAGAAGACGGCCATGGCACCGCATACCTGGACCCAGATCACCGGCGGCGGCTATGCCGCGCGGCACGATCCGGTCGGGGACTGGTTCTACGGCATGGAGGTGTGCGTCGATCCGGACCGGCGGCGCCTGAGGATCGGTCAGCGGCTGTATGACGCGCGGCGCGATCTGTGCGAGGCCGAGAACCTGCGCGGCATCGTCTTCGGCGGGCGGATGCCGGGGCTGGCGCGACGCAAGGCGGCCTATCCGGACGCCCGCGAGTATCTGGACGCGGTGACGGCGCGCAAGCTGAACGATCCGGTGATCGGCTTCCACATGCGCGGCGGGTTCGAGCCGATCGGGGTGCTGGAGAACTATTTGACCTCGGACACGGCCTCGATGGGCCATGCGGCGCATATGGTCTGGCGCAATCCCTATCATGCCGAGACGCACGGCCGGGGGGCGGCCTTCGCGGTCAAGGAGACGGTGCGGGTGGCGACCGTGCAGCTGCAGGCCCGCAAGGTCGCCAGCTTCGAGGAGTTCATCTCCAACATCGAATATTTCGTCGATGTGACCTCGGACTATCGCTCGGACTTCGTGGTGTTTCCGGAGCTGTTCACCCTGCAGCTGCTGTCGCTCGAGAAGAAGAAGCTGACACCGGTCGAGTCGATCGAGGCTCTGACCCGCTACACGCCGCGCTTCGTCGAGGCGATGCGCAAGATGGCGGTCGAGTACAACATCAACATCATCGGCGGCTCCCACCCGACCCAGACCGGGGACGGGGACATCCAGAATGTCGCCTATGTCTTCCTGCGCGACGGCTCGGTGCATGAGCAGGAGAAGATCCACCCGACGCCGAACGAACGGCACTGGTGGAACATCAAGGGCGGCGACCGGGTGAACGCCATTCCCACCGACTGTGGGCCGATCGGGGTGCTGATCTGCTACGACTCCGAGTTCCCTGAACTGGCGCGGCGGCTGGTCGACGAAGGGGCGCGGCTGCTGTTCGTGCCGTTCTGCACCGACAACCGGCAGGGCTATCTGCGGGTACGCTACTGCTCGCAGGCGCGGGCCATCGAGAACCAGTGCTACGTCATCCTGTCGGGCAATGTCGGCAATCTGCCGAACGTCGAGAACATGGACATCCAGTACGCCCAGTCCTGCATCCTGACGCCCTGCGACTTCCCGTTCGCACGGGACGGGGTGGCGGCCGAGGCGTCCGAGAATGTGGAGACGGTGACGGTGGCCGACCTCGACCTGTCGGACCTGGCCTGGGCCAAGTCGCAGGGCACGGTGCGGAACCTCCGCGACCGGCGGTTCGATCTGTACAAGACGGTGTGGGCCGACGGGGGCTGA
- a CDS encoding bacteriorhodopsin-like, protein MESMTLGQYELVYNAFSFSIATMAAATLFFWLSRDTVAPQYRAALVISGLVTFIAAYHYWRIFGSWSAAFVVDAGAGTVAASGQKFNDAYRYVDWLLTVPLLLVELILVMGLSRAATISKGVRLGVLAALMVALGYPGEIATDMSTRLLWGALSMVPFLFILFELFVGLRGSIKSQPEEARGLVNLAIIVTVLSWSFYPVVYFAPLLLGSGNANIATMSGDAAMIVQVGYTIADIVAKAAFGVLIFMIASAKSQEWRNKNAAVSQA, encoded by the coding sequence ATGGAATCTATGACTTTAGGCCAGTACGAACTGGTGTATAATGCGTTCTCGTTCAGTATTGCCACGATGGCCGCGGCCACGCTTTTCTTCTGGCTCAGCCGTGACACTGTAGCGCCCCAGTACAGGGCAGCGCTGGTGATTTCGGGCCTCGTGACTTTCATCGCGGCCTACCACTACTGGAGAATTTTCGGCAGCTGGTCCGCAGCCTTTGTGGTCGATGCGGGTGCCGGAACGGTCGCGGCGTCCGGTCAGAAGTTCAACGATGCCTATCGCTACGTTGACTGGCTTCTGACTGTGCCCCTGCTGCTCGTCGAACTGATCCTGGTCATGGGTCTGTCGCGGGCTGCGACGATCTCGAAGGGCGTTCGACTGGGCGTGCTCGCAGCGCTCATGGTCGCCCTGGGCTATCCGGGCGAGATCGCCACCGACATGAGCACCCGTCTGTTGTGGGGTGCCCTCTCGATGGTTCCGTTCCTCTTCATCCTGTTCGAACTGTTCGTCGGGCTGCGGGGATCGATCAAGAGCCAGCCCGAGGAAGCGCGCGGCCTCGTCAATCTGGCGATCATCGTGACGGTTCTGTCCTGGAGCTTCTACCCGGTCGTGTACTTTGCCCCGCTTCTGTTGGGTTCCGGGAATGCGAACATCGCCACGATGAGCGGAGATGCGGCCATGATCGTTCAGGTCGGCTACACGATCGCCGACATTGTCGCGAAAGCCGCCTTCGGTGTGCTCATCTTCATGATCGCATCAGCCAAGAGCCAGGAATGGCGCAACAAGAACGCCGCAGTAAGCCAGGCGTAA
- a CDS encoding TonB-dependent receptor has translation MILALLLQAPVVEAKQIDPAGQVQMLDEVIVTARRTETPVEDVPGSVEALDAAAVSQAGLFRASDLAGLSASLTERSIFGSSAPQFFIRGIGSNDVNPSANPGVAVYLDQGFIASPLAQNVALFDLSGAEILKGPQGTLFGRNATGGALIFKTRPPGTMPGLDLSAGVGSFGLQTFDVAADTGRLGPILARVAATYRKSDGYTDNTLTGGEENGIETFAIRLRADTDTAGPWSAGLILDYANDRSAMTAHEGLGLFAPEGFATPPPAGPVFIPCAPQRVLAGECLNLLGYRYSADPFSEGFDRDSREHLDTGGAVLTLRREGPVEATSITSWRFADRDVREDTDASPLDLVALDFDNSSRVFTQEFLFGGRQGRFDWRAGAFGLDETLRTTNRFSTLGTLRAAGVGFIDDPFLFAFGPFRLAQTYTLDTRSVALFAETDFSATDRLFLTAGARVTRERTSFETETRFEEVTANPVLSPERSGEQTDDAISWRLAARYELAPHRVAYVSVNRGFKSGSFNGGALFPTDTIGPVAPEFVTAWEAGSTWRFTDGLAVNAAAFLYDYSDLQDFTLRATPPPARQVLDSADAEMKGVDVTLRAALPWNLNLRLSTSWLDATFTDFVDANGVDRSGNRLTASPEFSAVAALSWQGSLGGDWTVGADLGANYRSAIFFDNTNDPLLQSNARTLVDAAITVGHTRSGVSATFAVRNLTDEVVVSDALPITNYGFIQRTFAPPRAFFFTVRSAFQ, from the coding sequence ATGATCCTTGCACTCCTTCTTCAAGCGCCCGTGGTCGAAGCGAAACAGATTGATCCTGCCGGGCAGGTTCAGATGCTGGACGAAGTGATCGTCACTGCACGCCGGACGGAAACGCCGGTGGAAGACGTGCCCGGGAGCGTTGAGGCTCTGGACGCGGCGGCTGTAAGCCAGGCGGGACTTTTCCGGGCGTCCGATCTCGCGGGACTGTCCGCCAGTCTTACCGAGCGTTCCATCTTCGGATCCTCGGCCCCCCAGTTCTTCATCCGCGGCATCGGCTCGAACGATGTGAACCCGAGCGCGAATCCCGGGGTCGCGGTCTATCTCGACCAGGGGTTCATCGCGTCGCCCCTGGCCCAGAACGTCGCCCTGTTCGACCTCTCCGGGGCCGAGATCCTGAAGGGGCCGCAGGGCACCCTGTTTGGGCGAAACGCCACCGGCGGGGCCCTGATTTTCAAAACCAGGCCGCCCGGCACCATGCCCGGCCTCGACCTCAGCGCCGGCGTCGGTTCGTTCGGGCTCCAGACCTTTGACGTCGCGGCGGACACCGGCCGGCTGGGACCGATCCTCGCGCGCGTCGCCGCCACCTATCGCAAGTCGGACGGCTACACTGACAACACCCTCACCGGCGGCGAAGAGAACGGTATCGAGACCTTCGCCATACGGCTGCGCGCGGACACGGATACGGCGGGGCCGTGGAGCGCCGGCCTCATCCTCGACTATGCCAATGATCGTTCGGCCATGACGGCCCATGAGGGCCTCGGCCTGTTTGCCCCGGAGGGCTTTGCCACCCCGCCACCGGCCGGGCCGGTGTTCATCCCCTGCGCTCCGCAACGGGTCCTCGCGGGCGAGTGTCTCAACCTTCTGGGTTACCGCTATTCCGCTGATCCCTTCTCGGAAGGCTTTGACCGCGACAGCCGCGAACATCTGGATACGGGCGGGGCGGTGCTGACCCTGCGCCGCGAGGGCCCTGTCGAAGCGACCTCGATCACCTCCTGGCGGTTCGCGGACCGGGATGTCCGTGAAGACACCGACGCAAGCCCGCTGGATCTGGTGGCCCTCGATTTCGACAACTCCAGCCGGGTCTTCACCCAGGAGTTTCTGTTCGGCGGACGGCAGGGCCGGTTTGACTGGCGTGCCGGTGCGTTTGGACTGGATGAGACCCTCCGCACGACCAACCGGTTCTCGACCCTCGGCACCCTGCGCGCAGCCGGGGTCGGCTTTATCGACGATCCGTTCCTGTTTGCGTTCGGGCCGTTCCGACTGGCCCAGACCTACACCCTCGACACCCGGTCCGTTGCCCTGTTCGCGGAAACGGACTTCAGCGCCACCGACCGCCTTTTCCTCACCGCCGGTGCCCGTGTGACCCGGGAACGCACGTCTTTCGAAACCGAGACCCGCTTTGAGGAGGTCACAGCCAATCCGGTCCTCTCGCCGGAGCGGAGCGGCGAGCAGACGGATGACGCCATTTCGTGGCGTCTGGCCGCCCGCTATGAGCTGGCACCGCACCGGGTCGCCTATGTCAGTGTCAATCGCGGCTTCAAGTCCGGGAGCTTCAACGGCGGGGCGCTCTTCCCGACCGACACCATCGGCCCTGTGGCACCCGAGTTTGTGACCGCCTGGGAGGCGGGTTCCACATGGCGGTTCACGGACGGGCTCGCGGTCAATGCCGCCGCCTTCTTGTACGATTATTCGGACCTGCAGGACTTCACCCTGCGCGCCACCCCGCCCCCGGCCCGCCAGGTGCTGGACAGCGCGGACGCCGAGATGAAGGGCGTTGATGTCACGCTTCGGGCGGCCCTGCCCTGGAATCTCAATCTGCGGCTGAGCACGTCCTGGCTTGATGCGACCTTCACCGACTTTGTCGACGCCAACGGGGTCGACCGGTCTGGCAATCGACTGACCGCATCACCGGAGTTTTCGGCGGTTGCCGCCCTGTCTTGGCAGGGCTCCCTGGGCGGGGACTGGACCGTCGGGGCTGACCTCGGTGCCAACTATCGGAGTGCCATATTCTTCGACAACACCAACGACCCCCTGTTGCAGTCGAACGCACGCACACTGGTGGATGCGGCCATCACCGTCGGTCATACCCGATCCGGCGTGTCCGCGACCTTCGCCGTGCGCAACCTCACTGACGAGGTCGTGGTTTCCGATGCGCTCCCCATCACCAACTACGGGTTCATCCAGCGTACGTTTGCGCCCCCGCGCGCCTTCTTCTTCACAGTGAGATCGGCCTTCCAGTAA
- a CDS encoding M20/M25/M40 family metallo-hydrolase: MRLLWLVGSLAAALLIAVLTLQVPAPVGTGAPATTFSAERAMADVRAIAQRPHPVGSADHARVGALLLQRMAALGLQTSTQTGALSPAAVRRLEREGGSAAGVELTNLIGVLPGRDPRLPAVALMAHYDTVPDSAGAADDSTGVAAILEAVRAIRARGSADRTLVVILTDGEELNLDGARAFWGGHPLRDRIGAVVNLEARGGGGRAMMFETGRGNAETIGLFARAGTRATGGVSSNSLAVFVYEAMPNGTDFTIPKDRGVQGVNLAFIGRPEQYHAPVSTPDALDQGSVQHIGAQALETADALLRAPALPAATENIVYADLFGRVIVGHAPVIGWGLLGLACLGFGVAVWRARSQAGLTFADAGRGAVDGLWFLSTGLVLTQLVRLLAGPLSGRAESADAYYTLLARLPWMEAGAALTVLAVALALFGGRTRLDRRIVAGTIAVAAVAALVLGGINPVVIGAAVLAVGLSLFPGLAARSTWGGWTGLIGLILILATAAQALAPEAAFLFVWTGLLAAFAAALAAVLDPGLTRPRSLAPAAVAAVLGSAWIMGQAHTVFLGIGMDLPGVLVLLGLLVLMLVRPLSPGQGLSRPLLIAATAALLIGTGLSVAAQVMEPMVAARTA; this comes from the coding sequence ATGCGGTTGCTCTGGCTGGTCGGCTCATTGGCGGCGGCGCTGCTGATTGCGGTGCTGACCTTGCAGGTTCCGGCGCCCGTCGGGACCGGCGCCCCGGCCACGACATTCTCCGCCGAACGCGCCATGGCCGATGTCCGTGCAATCGCGCAGCGGCCCCATCCGGTCGGGTCGGCCGACCATGCGCGGGTCGGTGCCCTGCTGTTGCAGCGGATGGCGGCGCTGGGCCTCCAGACCTCGACCCAGACCGGGGCGCTCTCGCCCGCGGCGGTGCGCCGGCTGGAGCGGGAAGGCGGTTCGGCCGCCGGGGTGGAGCTGACCAATCTGATCGGTGTCCTGCCCGGGCGCGACCCGCGCCTGCCGGCGGTCGCCCTGATGGCGCACTATGACACCGTGCCGGACTCCGCTGGCGCGGCCGACGACAGCACCGGTGTGGCCGCCATTCTTGAGGCCGTCCGCGCCATCCGTGCCCGCGGCTCCGCCGACCGCACCCTGGTTGTCATCCTGACCGACGGCGAGGAGCTGAACCTCGACGGTGCGCGCGCCTTCTGGGGCGGCCATCCCCTGCGCGACCGCATCGGGGCCGTGGTCAATCTCGAGGCGCGCGGCGGCGGCGGCCGGGCCATGATGTTCGAGACCGGGCGCGGAAATGCGGAAACGATCGGCCTGTTCGCCCGCGCGGGGACCCGGGCGACCGGCGGCGTCTCGTCCAATTCGCTGGCAGTGTTCGTCTATGAGGCCATGCCCAACGGCACCGACTTCACCATTCCCAAGGACCGCGGCGTCCAGGGGGTCAATCTCGCCTTCATCGGCCGCCCTGAACAGTATCACGCCCCCGTCTCGACCCCCGACGCACTCGACCAGGGCAGCGTCCAGCATATCGGCGCGCAGGCGCTGGAGACGGCCGACGCCCTGCTGCGCGCACCCGCCCTGCCCGCCGCAACGGAAAACATCGTCTATGCTGACCTGTTCGGCCGCGTCATCGTCGGCCATGCGCCGGTCATCGGCTGGGGCCTGCTGGGGCTGGCCTGCCTCGGCTTCGGCGTCGCCGTCTGGCGTGCACGATCGCAGGCCGGCCTGACCTTCGCCGACGCCGGACGCGGCGCGGTCGACGGCCTCTGGTTCCTGTCGACGGGGCTGGTCCTGACGCAGCTGGTGCGCCTGCTGGCCGGGCCACTGTCGGGCCGGGCCGAGAGCGCCGACGCCTACTATACCCTGCTGGCCCGCCTGCCGTGGATGGAGGCCGGCGCGGCCCTGACCGTGCTGGCCGTGGCATTGGCCCTGTTCGGCGGAAGGACGCGTCTGGACCGCCGCATCGTCGCGGGCACCATCGCCGTCGCCGCCGTGGCCGCCCTGGTCCTCGGCGGGATAAACCCGGTCGTGATCGGGGCCGCCGTCCTCGCCGTCGGCCTGTCGCTGTTCCCCGGCCTCGCCGCCCGCTCGACCTGGGGCGGCTGGACGGGCCTGATCGGCCTGATCCTGATCCTCGCCACGGCGGCGCAGGCCCTCGCGCCCGAAGCCGCCTTCCTGTTCGTCTGGACAGGCCTGCTGGCCGCGTTCGCCGCCGCCCTGGCCGCCGTCCTCGACCCCGGCCTGACCCGCCCCCGGTCGCTGGCCCCGGCCGCCGTCGCCGCCGTGCTCGGGAGCGCCTGGATCATGGGTCAGGCCCACACCGTCTTCCTCGGCATCGGCATGGACCTGCCCGGCGTGCTGGTCCTGCTCGGCCTGCTGGTGCTGATGCTGGTCCGGCCGCTGAGCCCCGGACAGGGCCTGTCCCGCCCCCTGCTGATCGCGGCGACGGCGGCCCTTCTGATCGGCACCGGCCTGTCGGTCGCAGCCCAGGTCATGGAGCCCATGGTCGCGGCCAGGACGGCCTGA
- a CDS encoding acetylxylan esterase gives MSKSLLAASVAIAAYAFALPAVAQLPGSDVDDRPDPAVTCHVGVYGLGDGGWVDVAPLENEGLRWRRLDGSTARMTADAEGRWVSTLGSTGRIEGPQPQLGACSEGRIVFEGQPGSRLMLDVQETSFIGQGGTRLKGRLILPRGDGPVPVMVEVHGSEGSNALDFNAFQRFAPASGVGVFVYAKRGSGGSEGHYTQDFHILAEDAAAAVVEARRLAGVRASRVGLHGASQGGWVAPLAAARTPVDFVIVGFGLAYGVLSEDSDQVAQELEAKGWGPEVLEQAREITDVTGAFVASHGTVGFGGLEAVRARYRAEPWFADIKGEFTGLLLNAPNEQIMAMAPQLENGPSWDYDPLTVLAVLDTPMLWIQAEDDTVAPPDATRRRLIDLSAHGRPITLLEFPDTDHGIVRFETAPDGSRTSLGYAPGYYEAVLEWARTGRLDGAYGDGRLLAQAGSTGSGTGEVRSSARP, from the coding sequence GTGTCGAAATCCTTGCTCGCCGCCTCCGTGGCCATCGCCGCATACGCCTTCGCCCTGCCCGCCGTGGCCCAGCTTCCGGGGTCCGACGTCGATGACCGGCCCGATCCGGCCGTGACCTGCCATGTCGGCGTCTATGGTCTGGGCGACGGCGGCTGGGTGGATGTCGCACCGCTCGAGAATGAGGGTCTGCGGTGGCGCCGGCTCGACGGATCGACCGCCCGGATGACGGCCGACGCCGAAGGGCGCTGGGTCAGCACCCTGGGATCGACCGGTCGGATCGAAGGCCCGCAACCGCAACTGGGGGCCTGCAGCGAGGGCCGGATCGTCTTTGAGGGCCAGCCCGGCTCCCGCCTGATGCTGGATGTGCAGGAGACGAGCTTCATCGGTCAGGGCGGAACCCGGCTAAAGGGGCGGCTGATCTTGCCACGCGGCGACGGCCCCGTGCCCGTCATGGTCGAGGTGCACGGATCGGAAGGTTCGAACGCCCTCGACTTCAACGCCTTCCAGCGGTTCGCACCGGCCTCGGGTGTCGGCGTCTTCGTGTACGCCAAGCGGGGCTCAGGCGGATCGGAGGGCCACTACACCCAGGACTTCCACATCCTCGCCGAGGACGCCGCCGCGGCAGTCGTGGAAGCCCGTCGGCTGGCCGGGGTCCGGGCGAGCCGGGTCGGCCTTCACGGTGCCAGTCAGGGCGGCTGGGTGGCACCGCTCGCCGCCGCCCGGACACCCGTCGACTTCGTCATCGTCGGCTTCGGCCTGGCCTATGGCGTCCTGTCCGAGGACAGCGACCAGGTGGCTCAGGAACTCGAGGCCAAGGGGTGGGGCCCGGAGGTTCTGGAGCAGGCGCGGGAGATTACCGACGTCACCGGCGCTTTCGTCGCCTCGCATGGCACCGTCGGATTCGGGGGTCTGGAGGCCGTTCGCGCCCGATACCGCGCTGAACCCTGGTTCGCGGACATCAAGGGCGAGTTCACCGGCCTGCTGCTCAATGCTCCCAACGAGCAAATCATGGCCATGGCCCCCCAGCTCGAAAACGGGCCATCGTGGGACTATGACCCCCTGACAGTGCTGGCAGTCCTGGACACGCCCATGCTCTGGATCCAGGCGGAAGACGATACGGTGGCACCGCCAGACGCCACGCGGCGGCGACTGATCGACCTGTCCGCCCATGGGCGGCCCATCACCCTGCTTGAGTTTCCGGACACCGATCATGGCATCGTCCGGTTCGAAACCGCACCTGACGGCAGCCGCACATCGCTCGGCTACGCACCCGGCTACTACGAGGCTGTGCTGGAATGGGCGCGAACGGGCCGGTTGGACGGCGCATACGGCGATGGTCGGCTTCTCGCACAGGCAGGGTCGACAGGCTCCGGCACCGGTGAGGTCCGCAGCAGTGCCCGACCCTGA
- a CDS encoding LytTR family DNA-binding domain-containing protein, translated as MDGRSKERGEATPLRRWTIDFAILTAIGLLMGFLGPFDSDSAPVAVRYVYWMICVVGGGLIGVGADELLRRYVMRPWARMAAVSVLMTPPVTLLVLVTQHLLVDQPVTWPAYRWLLWQVWPIMLAVMAVRALVWRRAPVIVETRTVIAPPLPEAEATFRRRLSAKRRGARLIAIEAHDHYLKVHTDAGAELITLRFADALDELVLAHGWRVHRSWWVAADAVEDVQWRRGVGEMRLAGGLTAPVSRTYGPVLKRAGWF; from the coding sequence ATGGACGGCAGGTCGAAAGAGAGAGGCGAGGCGACGCCGCTGCGGCGTTGGACGATTGACTTCGCCATCCTGACCGCGATCGGCCTTTTGATGGGGTTCCTCGGACCCTTCGACTCGGACAGCGCACCCGTCGCGGTGCGTTATGTCTACTGGATGATATGCGTCGTCGGCGGCGGGCTGATCGGTGTCGGGGCGGACGAACTGCTTCGTCGATACGTGATGAGACCTTGGGCGAGGATGGCGGCGGTCTCTGTGCTGATGACGCCTCCGGTTACCCTGCTGGTGCTGGTCACCCAGCATCTTCTCGTGGATCAGCCGGTTACCTGGCCAGCCTACAGGTGGCTGCTCTGGCAGGTATGGCCCATCATGCTGGCGGTGATGGCGGTCCGGGCGCTGGTCTGGAGGCGCGCGCCCGTCATCGTCGAGACGCGAACCGTCATTGCCCCGCCGTTACCCGAAGCCGAGGCGACCTTCAGGCGGCGGCTGTCGGCGAAACGTCGCGGGGCGCGGCTGATCGCGATCGAGGCGCACGACCACTATCTGAAGGTCCATACCGACGCCGGCGCGGAACTGATCACGCTGCGGTTCGCCGATGCGCTGGACGAACTGGTCCTGGCGCACGGTTGGCGGGTCCATCGTTCCTGGTGGGTAGCTGCGGACGCGGTGGAGGATGTGCAGTGGCGGCGCGGTGTAGGCGAAATGCGCCTTGCCGGCGGGCTGACGGCCCCGGTGAGCCGGACCTATGGACCGGTCTTGAAACGCGCGGGCTGGTTCTAG
- a CDS encoding protein-glutamate O-methyltransferase CheR, whose product MSPEDFDRLQSLMSSRAGFRLTRDRMKLAEHRLGPVARREGFETVDAMLGSLWAKPVASLGWAVIEALLNPETWFRRDRASFDTFGKELLPALGKARGSQPVKIWSAGCSTGQEAWSLAIAAQEAGVAVEIVATDLSQRALEKARSGAYTGFEIQRGLKAETMLRHFDQAEDAWIARAELRAMVHFARANLVDPPADAHQFDIIFCRHVLGDADPARRGEMFDNLERRLVDDGCLFLGPDEQPENDSIAFRPVAGRKGLFVKSQAALRRVA is encoded by the coding sequence ATGAGCCCCGAGGATTTCGATCGCCTGCAGTCCCTGATGAGCTCGCGCGCGGGCTTCCGGCTGACGCGCGACCGGATGAAGCTGGCCGAGCACCGCCTGGGCCCCGTGGCCCGGCGCGAGGGGTTTGAGACGGTCGACGCCATGCTGGGCTCGCTATGGGCCAAGCCGGTGGCCAGCCTGGGCTGGGCCGTGATCGAGGCCCTGTTGAATCCCGAGACCTGGTTCCGGCGCGACCGGGCCAGTTTCGACACCTTCGGCAAGGAACTGCTGCCCGCGCTCGGCAAGGCCCGGGGCAGCCAGCCGGTCAAGATCTGGTCGGCCGGCTGCTCGACCGGCCAGGAGGCCTGGTCCCTCGCCATCGCCGCCCAGGAGGCAGGCGTCGCCGTCGAGATCGTCGCCACCGACCTGTCCCAGCGCGCGCTCGAAAAGGCCCGCTCCGGCGCCTACACCGGCTTCGAAATCCAGCGCGGCCTCAAGGCCGAGACCATGCTGCGCCATTTCGACCAGGCCGAGGACGCCTGGATCGCCAGGGCCGAGTTGCGGGCCATGGTCCATTTCGCCCGCGCCAATCTGGTCGACCCCCCCGCCGACGCCCACCAGTTCGACATCATCTTCTGCCGTCATGTGCTCGGCGACGCCGACCCGGCCCGTCGCGGCGAGATGTTCGACAACCTCGAGCGGCGGCTGGTCGACGACGGCTGCCTGTTCCTCGGACCCGACGAACAGCCGGAAAACGACAGCATCGCCTTCCGCCCGGTCGCCGGCCGCAAGGGCCTGTTCGTCAAATCCCAGGCGGCGCTGAGGCGGGTGGCCTGA
- a CDS encoding response regulator has protein sequence MTPRTCLIVDDSRIIRKVARRIVEGLGFEVDEAADGSEALAFCGGVIPEVILLDWSMPVMDGMTFLRRLRALPGGMAPKVLFCTIETRAERIAEALSAGADDYVMKPFDGEILTSKFAEVGAV, from the coding sequence TTGACCCCCAGAACCTGTCTGATCGTCGACGACAGCCGGATCATCCGGAAGGTCGCGCGCCGCATCGTCGAGGGACTCGGCTTCGAGGTCGACGAGGCCGCCGACGGCTCCGAGGCGCTCGCCTTCTGCGGCGGGGTCATTCCGGAAGTCATCCTGCTGGACTGGTCGATGCCGGTGATGGACGGCATGACCTTCCTGCGCCGCCTGCGCGCCCTGCCCGGCGGCATGGCCCCGAAGGTTCTGTTCTGCACCATCGAGACCCGCGCCGAACGCATCGCCGAGGCCCTGTCGGCCGGCGCGGACGACTATGTGATGAAGCCGTTCGACGGCGAGATCCTGACCTCGAAATTCGCTGAAGTGGGGGCCGTCTGA
- a CDS encoding histidine phosphotransferase family protein produces MTDTAPASPLPDGQALAALVAGKLCHDFISPAGAISSGLDLLKDPTAQDMRDDAMGLIEASAKKMVALVAFARVAFGAATSSERFSGVELGELVSGLTDGGRATLEWAVADTTWSKAQSRALVNLAYLTMAALPSGGVATITTRADGATLIIEGRAEGARARLKGEAVAGLAGQPLTEGLPGQWIQPYWLWLTAHDAGGSLDVQAEEGRVVLTVHMPI; encoded by the coding sequence ATGACTGACACTGCCCCCGCCTCTCCCCTCCCCGACGGCCAGGCCTTGGCGGCCCTGGTCGCCGGCAAACTGTGCCACGACTTCATCAGCCCGGCGGGCGCGATCAGTTCCGGTCTCGACCTGCTGAAGGACCCGACCGCCCAGGACATGCGCGACGACGCCATGGGGCTGATCGAAGCCAGCGCGAAGAAGATGGTGGCCCTGGTCGCCTTCGCCCGGGTGGCCTTCGGCGCCGCGACCTCGTCCGAGCGGTTCTCGGGCGTCGAGCTGGGCGAACTGGTTTCCGGCCTGACCGACGGCGGGCGTGCCACGCTGGAGTGGGCGGTCGCGGACACGACCTGGTCCAAGGCCCAGTCACGGGCGCTGGTGAACCTGGCCTATCTGACCATGGCCGCCCTACCGTCCGGCGGGGTGGCGACCATCACGACGCGAGCCGACGGTGCCACCCTGATCATCGAGGGTCGCGCCGAGGGTGCCCGCGCCCGTCTGAAAGGCGAGGCCGTCGCCGGCCTGGCGGGCCAGCCGCTCACGGAAGGTCTGCCCGGCCAGTGGATCCAGCCCTACTGGCTCTGGCTGACCGCCCACGACGCCGGCGGGTCGCTGGATGTGCAGGCCGAAGAGGGGCGGGTCGTGCTGACCGTCCACATGCCAATCTGA